The Mycolicibacterium fluoranthenivorans genome has a window encoding:
- the tyrS gene encoding tyrosine--tRNA ligase gives MSTGILEELEWRGLIAQSTDRDALASDLAAGPMTVYSGFDPTAPSLHAGHLVPLLTLRRFQQAGHRPIVLAGGATGMIGDPRETGERTLNTADTVADWADRIRGQLERFVEFDDSPTGAIVENNLSWTGQLSAVEFLRDIGKYFSVNVMLDRDTVRRRLEGDGISYTEFSYMLLQANDYVELHQRHGCALQIGGSDQWGNIVAGARLVRQKSGATVHAMTTPLVTDSEGKKFGKSTGGGNVWLDPELTSPYAWYQYFVNTGDADVLGYLRWFTFLDAEELGELREATEERPHERAAQRRLARELTTLVHGQAATDGVELASQALFGRAEIADLDESTLTAALTEAANGEVTELAPGDPDAITDLLVATGLSKSRGEAKRAVAEGGVYVNNARVENGEWIPQATDFLRDRWLVLRRGKRHIAGVRRVTGSDQRK, from the coding sequence GTGAGTACGGGAATCCTCGAAGAACTGGAATGGCGCGGGCTGATCGCGCAGTCGACCGATCGGGACGCGCTGGCATCGGATCTTGCCGCCGGTCCCATGACGGTCTATTCGGGATTCGACCCGACCGCACCCAGCCTGCATGCCGGGCATCTGGTGCCGCTGCTGACCCTGCGCCGCTTCCAACAGGCCGGACATCGACCGATCGTGCTGGCCGGCGGGGCGACGGGCATGATCGGCGATCCGCGTGAGACCGGTGAGCGGACGCTGAACACCGCCGATACCGTGGCCGACTGGGCGGACCGGATCCGCGGTCAACTGGAGCGATTCGTGGAGTTCGACGATTCGCCGACCGGTGCCATCGTGGAGAACAACCTGTCCTGGACCGGGCAGCTGTCGGCCGTCGAGTTTCTGCGCGATATCGGTAAGTACTTCTCGGTCAACGTGATGCTCGACCGGGACACCGTGCGGCGCCGGCTTGAGGGCGACGGTATCTCCTACACGGAGTTCAGCTACATGTTGTTGCAGGCCAATGACTACGTCGAGCTGCACCAACGGCACGGCTGCGCGTTGCAGATCGGCGGTTCCGACCAGTGGGGGAACATCGTGGCCGGGGCGCGGCTGGTCCGGCAGAAGTCCGGCGCGACGGTGCACGCGATGACGACACCCCTGGTCACGGACTCCGAGGGCAAGAAGTTCGGCAAGTCGACCGGCGGCGGCAACGTGTGGCTCGACCCCGAGCTGACATCGCCGTACGCCTGGTACCAGTACTTCGTGAACACCGGTGATGCCGATGTCCTCGGCTACCTGCGCTGGTTCACCTTCCTGGACGCCGAGGAGCTGGGGGAGCTTCGCGAGGCGACCGAAGAGCGGCCGCACGAACGCGCCGCGCAGCGCCGGCTCGCGCGCGAACTCACCACCTTGGTGCACGGACAGGCGGCCACCGATGGGGTGGAGCTCGCCAGTCAGGCGCTGTTCGGCCGCGCGGAGATCGCTGACCTGGATGAATCCACGCTTACGGCGGCGTTGACGGAAGCCGCCAACGGGGAGGTCACCGAGTTGGCGCCGGGTGATCCGGACGCCATCACCGACCTGTTGGTGGCGACCGGCTTGTCCAAGAGTCGTGGGGAAGCCAAGCGGGCAGTCGCCGAGGGTGGGGTGTACGTCAATAACGCGCGCGTGGAAAACGGCGAATGGATACCACAAGCGACGGACTTTCTGCGAGACCGTTGGTTGGTGTTGCGGCGTGGCAAGCGCCACATTGCGGGGGTGCGTCGGGTCACCGGCTCTGACCAGCGAAAATAG
- a CDS encoding ABC transporter ATP-binding protein, which translates to MMTSSNDELIRDRAEPAISVENLQVVRGGRPAIVDLSVQIARGTITGLLGPSGCGKTTLMRAVVGTQIVASGTVTVLGRPAGSADLRRRVGYVTQDATIYRDLRVIDNARYFAALYGCDAQAAEDAIAAVGLTDHRTALCDSLSGGQRTRVSLACALVSRPDLLVLDEPTVGLDPVLRVDLWEQFDHLARAGTTLLVSSHVMDEADHCGDLLLMREGRLLAHTTPTRLREDTGCSSLEEAFLSVIRHTTAAVTS; encoded by the coding sequence ATGATGACTTCATCGAATGATGAATTAATTCGCGACCGTGCGGAGCCCGCGATCTCCGTCGAGAATCTGCAGGTCGTCCGCGGCGGCCGACCCGCGATCGTCGACCTGTCCGTGCAGATCGCCCGAGGCACCATCACCGGCCTGCTAGGACCGTCGGGCTGCGGGAAGACCACCCTGATGCGGGCCGTCGTCGGGACCCAGATCGTCGCCTCGGGCACTGTCACGGTGCTCGGCCGGCCCGCCGGCTCCGCCGACCTGCGCCGCCGCGTCGGCTATGTCACCCAGGACGCCACCATCTACCGCGACCTGCGGGTGATCGACAATGCCCGCTATTTCGCCGCCCTCTACGGTTGCGACGCGCAGGCAGCCGAGGACGCCATCGCCGCGGTGGGCCTGACCGATCACCGAACAGCCTTGTGCGACAGCCTGTCCGGCGGTCAGCGCACGCGGGTTTCACTGGCTTGTGCATTGGTGTCACGCCCGGACCTCCTGGTGCTGGATGAGCCCACCGTCGGCTTGGACCCGGTGCTGCGGGTCGACCTGTGGGAACAGTTCGACCACCTGGCCCGGGCCGGAACCACGCTGCTGGTGTCCAGCCACGTCATGGACGAAGCCGACCACTGCGGCGACCTACTGCTCATGCGCGAAGGCCGCCTCCTCGCCCACACCACGCCCACCCGATTGCGAGAGGACACAGGATGTTCGTCACTGGAGGAAGCGTTCCTGTCCGTCATCCGGCACACCACCGCAGCCGTCACAAGCTGA
- a CDS encoding DNA-3-methyladenine glycosylase, protein MGRSERRGSLDALAVDPVTAARSLLGAELESRGVLATIVEVEAYGGPLGQPWPDAAAHSYGGPRPRNAVMFGPAGRMYTYRSYGIHVCANVVCGTEGFAAAVLLRSAVITGGEEVARSRRGLAVPTAALARGPGNLCSALGILMADNGIDLDDDAGEVRIRLKPPTGGVNGVAGPRVGVSTAADRPWRFWLPGHPEVSAYRRSPRAPAPGGSD, encoded by the coding sequence ATGGGGCGATCGGAGCGACGGGGGAGCCTGGATGCGCTGGCAGTCGACCCGGTGACCGCCGCGCGGTCGCTTCTGGGCGCCGAACTCGAGAGCCGTGGTGTGCTGGCGACGATCGTCGAGGTGGAGGCCTACGGTGGCCCGCTGGGGCAGCCGTGGCCCGATGCGGCGGCGCATTCCTACGGAGGGCCGCGCCCGCGCAATGCGGTGATGTTCGGTCCGGCCGGACGGATGTACACCTACCGCAGTTACGGGATCCATGTGTGCGCCAATGTCGTATGTGGCACCGAGGGTTTCGCCGCCGCCGTGCTGCTGCGGTCTGCGGTGATCACCGGGGGTGAGGAGGTGGCGCGTAGTCGCCGGGGTCTGGCCGTCCCCACAGCAGCGCTCGCGCGCGGCCCCGGAAATCTGTGTTCAGCCTTGGGAATTCTCATGGCGGACAACGGAATCGACCTCGACGATGACGCAGGTGAGGTTCGGATCAGGCTCAAGCCGCCCACCGGCGGTGTCAACGGGGTCGCCGGCCCGAGGGTGGGGGTGAGCACCGCCGCCGATCGGCCGTGGCGATTCTGGCTGCCCGGCCATCCCGAGGTGTCGGCCTACCGGCGCAGCCCGCGGGCTCCGGCGCCGGGCGGTAGCGACTGA